The following proteins are encoded in a genomic region of Salminus brasiliensis chromosome 25, fSalBra1.hap2, whole genome shotgun sequence:
- the pcyt2 gene encoding ethanolamine-phosphate cytidylyltransferase: MLKNGHHAPSDNGGEARERAAEKRKRAVRVWCDGCYDMVHYGHSNQLRQAKAMGDYLVVGVHTDEEIAKHKGPPVFTQEERYKMVRAIKWVDEIVEGAPYVTTLETLDKYNCDFCVHGDDITLTVDGKDTYEEVKRMERYRECRRTQGVSTTDLVGRMLLMTKAHHTNMDNSDYQQHADNFGKGPKGHSPWTGVSQFLQTSQKIIQFASGKEPLPGDTIIYVAGAFDLFHIGHVDFLETVFKQAERPYVIVGLHFDQEVNRYKGKNYPIMNIHERTLSVLACRYVSEVVIGAPYAVHSDLLDHFKVDLVCHGQTEVFPDKDGADPYAEPKKRGIFRIIDSENGLTTDDIVQRIIENRLLFEARNQKKEAKEMAVIEALKRREDEEKSQAAAHQ, translated from the exons ATGTTGAAGAACGGCCACCACGCGCCCAGCGACAACGGCGGAGAGGCGCGCGAGCGCGCGGCGGAGAAGAGGAAGCGCGCGGTGCGGGTCTGGTGCGACGGCTG ctATGACATGGTCCACTACGGTCACTCCAACCAGCTGCGGCAGGCCAAGGCCATGGGAGATTACCTGGTGGTGGGAGTTCACACAGACG aggaGATAGCCAAGCACAAAGGCCCGCCGGTGTTCACCCAGGAGGAGCGCTACAAGATGGTCCGGGCGATAAAGTGGGTGGACGAGATCGTAGAGGGCGCTCCCTACGTCACCACGCTGGAGACGCTCGACAAATACAACTGCGATTTCTGCGTGCACGGAG ATGACATCACGCTAACAGTGGACGGGAAAGACACGTATGAAGAGGTCAAGCGTATGGAGCGGTACAG ggAGTGTCGGCGCACTCAGGGTGTGTCAACCACAGACCTTGTGGGCCGTATGTTGCTGATGACAAAAGCTCATCACACCAACATG gataACTCGGACTACCAGCAGCATGCAGACAACTTTGGGAAG GGTCCTAAAGGCCACAGTCCCTGGACGGGAGTGTCTCAGTTCCTCCAGACGTCTCAGAAGATCATCCAGTTCGCCTCAGGGAAAGAGCCCCTGCCTGGAGACACCATCATCTACGTCGCCGGGGCCTTCGACCTCTTCC ACATTGGCCATGTGGACTTCCTGGAGACCGTGTTCAAACAGGCCGAGAGGCCGTACGTCATCGTGGGACTGCACTTTGATCAG GAAGTGAATCGCTACAAAGGGAAGAACTACCCCATCATGAACATCCATGAGAGAACCCTGAGTGTGCTGGCCTGCCGG tatgtGTCGGAAGTCGTGATCGGGGCCCCGTACGCCGTGCACAGCGACCTCCTGGATCATTTTAAG GTGGACCTGGTGTGTCACGGTCAGACGGAGGTGTTCCCGGACAAGGACGGCGCCGACCCCTACGCT GAGCCGAAAAAGAGAGGAATCTTCCGTATCATCGACAGCGAGAATGGCCTCACGACCGACGACATTGTGCAGAGAATAATCgagaacag GCTGCTTTTCGAGGCGAGGAATCAGAAGAAAGAAGCCAAGGAGATGGCGGTGATCGAGGCCTTGAAGCGTAGGGAGGACGAAGAGAAGAGCCAAGCAGCCGCCCATCAGTGA